In Candidatus Schekmanbacteria bacterium, a single genomic region encodes these proteins:
- a CDS encoding 4Fe-4S dicluster domain-containing protein, producing the protein MASIFINVKIKEGCLGVEKCGECVKICPVNIFEAKDGKVSIVEKNEDECTLCDLCLQKCPVNVVSIEKLY; encoded by the coding sequence ATGGCAAGTATTTTCATAAATGTAAAAATAAAGGAAGGATGTCTGGGAGTAGAAAAGTGTGGTGAATGTGTGAAGATTTGTCCTGTAAATATCTTTGAAGCAAAGGATGGAAAAGTTTCAATAGTTGAAAAGAATGAGGACGAATGTACACTTTGCGACCTGTGCCTTCAAAAATGCCCTGTTAATGTAGTTTCAATTGAAAAACTTTATTAA
- a CDS encoding succinate--CoA ligase subunit alpha: protein MAILASENTKIIIQGITGREATTFTKDLLDYGAAVVAGITPGKGGWEVYGVPVFDTVKQAVEAHPADASIISVPPAMVKGAAFEAIDNGIKLVVIVTERVPRRDVVEIVAFARANGARVIGPNSLGLISPHKTKVGMVGGRAEDVKKAYSEGNVGIISRSGGMTTEIANLLTLNGIGQSTCISIGGDAIVGSNYLDLIPLFAEDEQTKAVVIFCEPGGNVEESLAEMVTKENIKLPIVAFVAGRFADEMPGVRFGHAAAIVEGNRGTTKGKIEKFKEAGIMVAEEFKEIITHLKSVL, encoded by the coding sequence ATGGCAATTTTAGCAAGTGAAAATACAAAGATAATTATACAAGGAATTACAGGAAGAGAAGCAACAACATTTACAAAGGATCTTCTCGACTATGGAGCAGCAGTGGTTGCGGGAATTACTCCGGGGAAAGGTGGTTGGGAAGTCTATGGAGTACCTGTTTTCGATACAGTTAAACAGGCAGTTGAAGCTCATCCTGCTGATGCTAGTATTATCTCAGTACCGCCTGCAATGGTAAAGGGGGCTGCCTTTGAAGCAATCGATAATGGCATAAAGCTGGTTGTCATAGTAACTGAAAGAGTACCGCGTAGGGATGTTGTTGAAATTGTAGCTTTTGCCCGCGCAAATGGTGCAAGAGTGATAGGCCCTAATTCTTTGGGCCTAATTTCACCTCATAAAACCAAAGTGGGTATGGTTGGCGGAAGGGCTGAAGATGTGAAGAAGGCATACAGCGAAGGTAATGTTGGAATAATTTCCCGTTCAGGTGGAATGACTACGGAGATAGCAAATCTGCTAACTCTAAATGGCATCGGTCAAAGTACCTGTATCAGCATTGGCGGAGATGCCATTGTTGGCTCTAACTATCTTGATTTGATTCCTCTCTTTGCGGAAGACGAACAGACCAAAGCAGTTGTTATTTTCTGTGAGCCCGGTGGGAATGTAGAAGAAAGTTTGGCTGAGATGGTGACCAAAGAAAATATAAAGCTTCCTATTGTTGCCTTTGTGGCAGGACGTTTTGCTGATGAGATGCCCGGTGTTAGATTTGGCCATGCTGCTGCAATCGTTGAAGGCAATAGAGGTACGACAAAGGGTAAGATAGAGAAGTTTAAGGAAGCAGGGATTATGGTTGCAGAAGAATTTAAAGAGATAATTACACATTTGAAATCTGTGTTATAG